The Rosa rugosa chromosome 1, drRosRugo1.1, whole genome shotgun sequence genomic sequence aaaacaaagcAAAGGCAGAGAGAAAGACAGTCAtagaatcaaacccaaaaaccaTCAAATTCCATATAAAGACACAAAATTTAAAATCTACCTCATAAGATGATCCTCCTCTAAGCTCTGCAAGAACCAGAACACAAAGACAAACACTCAACAGAGCCCAAACAAGGAAGTGGGTACTTCTCTACTGGCATTGAAGATTGGAGAAAACTAGGCCTAATTATCCCCAGACAGAAGAatatacagagagagagaagcagttTTGTTTCAGATCTGCTGGGCCAGAATCTGATGAGAAAATAGAGGAGGGATCCCACATCCCAAACACGAGAAGATCTTTCCTACAAATGACTTCAATTTTGTCAACTTGTGGTCTGCCATTATTCTAatatttatattaaaaaaaaaaaaaagaatacacCTTGCTTCGCCTATGGCCTTGGTTTCAATGATTTCTTTCTCCCCCACCCAATATAAtaattacttttcttttctgggtttttcaagATGTGAAAGATATGGGCTTTTTTtccacattttttcttttctagattCTCTCCACCTTCCATGGTTTTTGGGTAACTCAATATTTTATGTAGGGAAAGTACTTAAAAAGATGGAGACACCTGGGTTTTACTGAAGCAAACAATCCTAACAGTTTCCTAATGTGGCTCAGACCCTACTTCATTGGATCTTTCTGGGACTGTTAAACCCACGCGCGCGTGTTTCTCGCATGAAAGATTTTCCTTGTCTTGCAAAGTACATCGTTGTACGATGACGACGTTTGCCTGGTCGGAGAGTCTTATTCACGCGCTTCCAGTAGCGCGTGGGGGATTCAGGATCAAAATCTATGTTGCTTGAAGACTTGAACCAAATTAGAGGGAAGTAAATTGGAATTTGCATTGAAGTTACGTTGCAATTATGCAAAAGGAAATAGACTGTTTTGTTggatttgttttagttttgtcCAAATTTGATTGGATTTTTCTCCATTTTTATAGGTCAACTCAAACATATGGAATAATATTTGGGGGATGAATTTTGTTTTACGCTTTTATTACATCATGGCAATTATGGTACATAAGTATTAAGATAATGATATTTAGATTCTCTTTATTAGTGTTTGATTATTCACAATGTTGTTCGGACGTTGACATGTTAACTATAATGCTACATGACAACCAAGATTGGTTCTTATCTTCATATCTTCTGGAAACGTAGAACTGGGTCTAATCATTTGGCTAATCTTTCATTTCTTGTTTTATAAGCTTCTTTTATTGTGTTGAACCGTTTTGCATAATTTGGTAAAATCTATGACGTCGAACTTCACGTGAAATTTTACTGTTTAAATTTAATGAACTAAAAATACTTTACTTATTTGTCATCATGTTAACAATTCGACGTGTTATATTATTTGACCGTTGATTTCTTATTTTGTGTCGAACTGCTTCACTCAAAGttatattttggtaaaatttgtGAGGTCGAACTTCACGTGAAGTTTTATAGTATAAATTTAATTAACTAAACATATATTATTATCTGTCGTCATGTTAACAATTCGATGTGTTATGTTTTTTTATCATGGATAAAAATCATAAACTTAGTATTAACATAATCTCCAACCGAAAAATACatttaactttttttctttaaaaaagaCTGAAGTTCAAACTTTGACCTAGAGTCAAAGGAAAATTCATGGTACTAGGGATGATGTTTATATGGCATGCGTACCAAGTATTGCAAGTCAATGTATTTTTCCTATCCTTCATACTCTAGTTTGACCTATATATTAATATGGTACTTGGATGCAATAGATTATATCCCTTTCTTGTCCAAAAAATCATATACCTTTCGGCCCCGTTTGGTTCGCATCACATTCGAAaaagatttattttcctttccagacggatatggaatggaatatgttttggtatttccatgtgagtgtttggaatattactagaaattCAATTTTGGAAttagtttttcatttctattgtagtgtttggtaagtcataagaatgaaatatgaaattataattttcaataatgccctcttactaattaaagtacatcaatttataaggaatattggtggagaatataaatttttagagggataattaatgtaattttgcctttgacattgggaaatggaaatagaataccacctatgactaggtaattctattcaggttttatgagggagtcaatttccagtcaaatgttattttttatttcctttccaatctttaattacaaccaaacggcacgtctgaatgaaaaatgaaattaattcatattccataccatgatttcctgccatccaaacggggtCTTCTTGTATGCTGGGTAATGGGTATAATCTTAGTTGGAAATAGCACACAATTTTGGAAGGAAATCTTCCAATCATTGGATTCATCAAATAGGCAGTTCATATGGAGTAGAGGATAGCAGAGGAATTTCATAATCATCAAAGAAATGTTAAGGAAATGTTACAAGATAACGAGTCACTTTAAAATataaaacagagaaaaagaGGAAGCACGGTAATAGCAAGTGACAAAAATAAGAGATTCACGAGACCTTACCTTACCCGCAATCGAACGGCCGTTATGCGTCTTAATTTTTTGATTCAATCTGCTATGCTTAATCTTGCTTATGTTTTGATTGccttttgattttgttgtttctttcaAAGGGTCTTCACTTCATTTCATATCCCctagatacttttttttttctttaataaattcTTTCGattgcaccaaaaaaaaaaaaaaaaaccagtgtAATAGAAAGTGGATGAAAATCATAACAGCTTTGTCATTAGTTAGTAGGTTTACATTTACAGAAAACAGAAATGACCAAAAATCAATCTTCTTGATTGCAGCTTGagcttcttctctctctcattgcTGCTTCAAGGTAAAGCTTCTTTTTGTCGTTCTTGTCCCTCTTCTTTCGGCTTCAATCCCTGCCTTCTCAATATTGTGGTAATTAAACATAGTAGATCATTATCGGCGACTTGCAATATAATAACGTGCATCACAAAATTGCAATACACATAGATGTATTTTGATATTAATTAAGACAAAGCATCAGAGACCATGAACTAACTGAAACCACACTAAAAAGACCAAAACACAATGTTTGAGTAAAATTGCTACGAAGCATGGTGTTGGAATCAAAATATTTAGCATCAATTTTtgaaccaaatttttttttttttttgactttgtcaagggaaacccaaaggctttctaggcccaagataaaccccttcggcgcatgtgaaatgctccaactgtgcattgcagcacagtgcccgGCCATTTTGAACCAAAAATTTAGTTATGCTCAAACAGCTTGAGCATTCAGCATTTATTAGATTCAACCATATTTCTTCCTATTTAAGCTACAGTTTCACCTTACAAGCTTAACTGATAGACAGTACCTTCCACATATTAATTAGTACCCACCTCATCCACAAGATGCTATAAATGCACTGCAAAAGTAGactgaaagaagaagaagtgcagGAATATTACGACTCAGATATCttagttttcaatttcaaattctcagtttgtaaatcaaaatcaaaagctcagatatctctctctctccctccctcactGACTCGCTCACTCGCAGCGTCTCTCAAATCAGCTCGCTTCTCTGTCTTTGATTCCCAAGAAGATCAGCTCGCTTTTCTCTGCACATTACTCCCTTCGGTTCCCGCAATGCTCCTCCGATTCTAATTACAGGTACTGTTTTTGGACTTATTGTTCGTTTATGGTGGTGTTTTGGTTTAGAAATTGGAAGCAATTGAGTATATGGCTATGTGGAATTGAATGGGCTTCAGTAATATAGCAACTGATTAGGATGGAATTTGTGACTAGTTGGCTGCAATCTGTGACTAGTTTTCTGCATTTTGAGAAAATAGGTAGAGCAGAGTAGCATGGAACTTTGACATTTATGCATGTTTTCCTGTTAAACTCTAGaggatatatgcatgttttcatgtttttccttttctacTTCAATAGTAAAAGGAAGACTAAAAAGAGATCATTCTCTAAAATTCCTTTTCATGTATTGTATTTAGAAATTGCTGCATAAGAGTAGTTTCATCTGATAATTGCTTTTAGCAGGTTTTAATGGGATACTGCTTAAGGTTTCCTTTTTGGTGTATACTGGATAGCATCTctgaaatgaaaaggaaaatttaACTTGGAAAGGCTGAACTGAACTGAAGGCTAAATTTAACTTGGTGCATACATGATGTTTGATTGGTCAACTTATGGTGTTCATGCTGTTTGTGagtttgaattttgaatatttGCCTGGActggttttgtgtttttctgATTTTAGGCTTACCAAGTTGAATTGGAGTCATTGGCGGTTGAATTAGACGAGGAGAACGAGCGGCTTTTGAAAGAGAAGGTAATGAATTATGCAATTGCTCTTCAATTGTGTTATTTTAATATGCGACTCTCTTATTCGTGAACTGTGTTTTCCTATTCTAATCTTTATGCTCTTTAATCTTTCCCACATGGTAGGATTAGCTTCAACAACACAATTAGTAATCTAATAGTCACAGTCAGTATTCGGGAGAATTAGAATAGTTGAATGCCAAATTCTAAGTTAAATTGGATAATATGTCTGTGCATCAAAGATTAAGGATTTTGTATCTTCTTCTTTGGCTGTCCTCATTTTATGCAATAGCCTATTTGCTTGGAACATTAACTATACAGTCTATACTGAATCTGAAAACTTTTCTTTTTCGTCCACCAGTTGATTACCATCCATCTTAACATAGCTACTTGCATAATTGATTCACTGATAGTTAAAACTCCCATTCAATTGACTAGTTAAATTAGATAGGTTTTGAATAATGCACAATCATGATTACAATGAAGATCATGATTGCAAGGATTGGTGTATTGGTACTGCAATACTATTTTGAATAACATCCATGTCTACCTGCAAAAGCATTTGGCATCATTTGATTACTCCATGATGACCAGAATTAAACAATACTAGCTTATGTCTACCAGCTTAAGTCTTTGATTGCCACTTCAGTTCTCATTTCAGCATAGCTTATGACTTTGCTAACTATATTGAGCACAGTTTGAACAATTATATGACAGGGTATATTCTTTTGGAAGGACATCCATTCTAAAAAGTTATAACTTTATTAGTAATATTAGTCTGGTATGTTAGTATGAGTTGTCTTGATAGCCAAATATGTTTATCACATATTAGTCTGGTAATATATCAAATATGTATTAAATATTAGTTGTCTTGAGTTAGCCCTCGTTTTCTAAGAGACTGGTAATATTAGTCTGCTTGATACCCAAATACTAGATTCTGTTTTGACATATTAGTAAGTTCAAGTTTAGGTTTAAGAGCTTAATGCCAACATTCTGTTTCAGTGTTGAGGGCTTAAGGCCAACATTCAACCAGAACATGCTTTAGCTGTCTTTCTAGTACATACCTTATTTTGTTATGAGAAATCATCCAAATTTGTACTAGTGAATCGGTCAGTCCCTCTGTGTTCTTGAGCTAGCTGCACAATATTTATATAAATGAATTTTGTTTACTGTTCAAAGTGGATGGCAAGTCTTATGCAGTCATCTGCACTGAATGTGTCACTTGTACAGTATATATACATCACCTGTTTGTACCAAAACTTTGTATAAGTGGTAGAATGTTTCTAACTGTTGATTTTCCTGTAAAATGTACAGATGTTGTAGCAGTAGCACCTCCATTTCTTTACTTGGATCAAGTGAAGAGCTCACTAACAGATCGTATTGAGATATCCGGTCAAAATTCTTGGGTTGGAAAAGGTGGGGCTTTCACTGGGGAAATCAGGTTAGTCTATTCTTCACACATATGCTTTCTCCTTGCTGTTAAAAGAATTTGTTCTTGTTCTGTTGGTTGCTCAGTATGCGCCTATCTTAAACCTTGCTGAGTTCTTAGTTCTATCTATGAAGCACAGCTCTATCACCTTCAGAAATATATAATTGAACTTAACTGGTTGTCTAAAAATTCCAAATATTAGGCCTAGAATGACTATGTCCAATAATTTGCATTAGCAGACTGGCACTGTAGGAAGCACTCTTGCATGGCCCAAAAGCTCCATTAAATTGCTTCTTTTAGTAGTTAAAATAGCAGGTACCTTTTGTGATACATTCTCTAGAAAGTTATTAGTTCCTGCCTGTTCTATTGCTGAATCGATGTTTGTTTGAATCAATAGGGTATGCATGAAATTTGGCTTCAAATGTGTCCTCAGTAATGTTCTGCTTTCATTTGAGATTCAATGATGTTTACAATTGAATGAAAGGACTGAAATCGTTTCTTTCTGGTTAAgcctttgtttgtttttatctaTTGCCTGGAAAAATGTTTTTATATGCAATCAGTCTCAGTTTCTTTTTGTACGTCAATTTGCAGACATGTTCCCAGTGCCTACTGAACAAGCAACAAAACTGCAAGATAGGAGATGGATCCCTATCAAACCTCACATAACAGCTAGTATGCCTCTAAATCAGAATAAACCAAAATATATAGACGAAACAGATTTTATGTACAACAGTTAAAATTTAAACTCAGACAATAAAATTTAAACTCATTGTCAAGATATACTAAAAGCTTATTGGGTACGTTTTTCCCTATCAGCTTGACTTCCAGAAAACTTTTTCCGCAGAGATTCGACTTCTTCGCCGTTCAACGTTGTGAACAATGTCTTGGGTTCTCCAATCTTGTGACCATCAGGTACGATCTCCCAAGGCCGTTTTGCTTTATTGACATCACAAAGGGATTTGATCGACTCAGGAGGCAAGTTTAGCTGCTCAAGTACTCTAGCAGAAAATGAGGGCATGTAAGGTTCCAATAAGCAAGCAAGAAGATGCACTAACCCTACTGAAGTTTTAATGACAATGGAGCACCGAGGTCGGTCCTCCTTGTAGAGCTTCCAGAACTTGGATTCTTGGAGATATGCATTCCCCTCGCTAGAAATGCTCATGGCTATTTTCAGCCCTTGCTTTAGTTTGAGCTTCTCCATTGCTTCTATGTATTGCTCGACGTATCTACCGACTATTTCTGCTAATTCAAGTGTCAAGGCATCAGAGTCTGCATGTGGAGCATCAGGAATGGTGTCACCGTATCCTCCTTTGGCTGAAGGTTTGGCGACGAAACTCAAAACTCTGTTGATGAAGTTGCCCAAATTGCCCACCAACTCACTTTTGAGTTTTGCTTGTAAATCGGCCCAGGTGAACAATGTGTCTGATACCTCAGGCCTATTAGTCAGCAGGTAATAACGCCAAACTTCAACTGGAATGCCCGTTCCTTTTGCATCGTTTCCAAAAACTCCAATGCCTCTACTCTTGGAAAACTTGCCTTCTTCATAGTTCAAGTATTCAGTGACACTAATGTTCTTCATGAGTGTCCAATTTTCTCCGGTTCCAAGAAGCGCGGAAGGAAACATGACCGTGTGAAATGGCACATTGTCCTTGCCCATAAACTGATACAATTCGACATCCTCGGGATTCTTCCACCACTTCTCCCAGTGATCAGGAGTGTGACACTTAGTAATGGAGATGTATCCAATAGGAGCATCGAACCACACGTAGAATACCTTGTCCCTGAAGCCATCGTGTGGAACCGGAACACCCCACTTGAGATCCCTTGTAATGCAACGTTGTTTAAGCCCCTCTTTGAGCCAGGCATTTGTGATTT encodes the following:
- the LOC133726331 gene encoding probable methionine--tRNA ligase; the protein is MGDLAKQDQSVPKLPIPGERNILITSALPYVNNVPHLGNIIGCVLSADVFARYCRLRGYNTVYISGTDEYGTATETKAMEEKCSPQEICDKYHKIHREVYEWFNISFDQFGRTSTPQQTEVCQQIFKKLLDSDRLAENTIQQLHCDSCKRFLADRFVEGTCPTQGCYYDSARGDQCDKCGKLLNPTELKDPKCKVCKETPRIRETNHLFLELPLLKDKLEEYINKASVEGCWSQNAIQITNAWLKEGLKQRCITRDLKWGVPVPHDGFRDKVFYVWFDAPIGYISITKCHTPDHWEKWWKNPEDVELYQFMGKDNVPFHTVMFPSALLGTGENWTLMKNISVTEYLNYEEGKFSKSRGIGVFGNDAKGTGIPVEVWRYYLLTNRPEVSDTLFTWADLQAKLKSELVGNLGNFINRVLSFVAKPSAKGGYGDTIPDAPHADSDALTLELAEIVGRYVEQYIEAMEKLKLKQGLKIAMSISSEGNAYLQESKFWKLYKEDRPRCSIVIKTSVGLVHLLACLLEPYMPSFSARVLEQLNLPPESIKSLCDVNKAKRPWEIVPDGHKIGEPKTLFTTLNGEEVESLRKKFSGSQADREKRTQ